A single window of Vigna radiata var. radiata cultivar VC1973A chromosome 4, Vradiata_ver6, whole genome shotgun sequence DNA harbors:
- the LOC106758162 gene encoding hydroquinone glucosyltransferase has product MEKPQIVVVPSPGFTHLVPILEFSKRLLHLLPHFHITCFIPSLGSPPSSSKAYLQTLPPTITSIFLPPVNLEQKTDPSVLALQIELSVNLSIPYIRQELQSLCSRAKVVALVVDVFANGALDCAKELNLLSYIYLPQSAMLLSMYFYSSKLDEILSSESRDPQEPIKIPGCVPVLRKDFPLPFQNPSGVGYKGFLERSKRFHIPDGIFMNTFLELESEAIRALHEHVKGKPGVYPVGPIIQMGSIDHENGVECLRWLDKQEPKSVLFVSFGSGGTLSQDQLNELAFGLELSGQKFLWVVRVPSFEVSSAYFGAEAKDPLQFLPQGFLERTKQQGLVVPYWAPQIQVLGHSATGGFLSHCGWNSVLESVVQGVPVIAWPLFAEQSLNAAILTDDLKVALRPKVNHSGLREREEISKVVRGLFQEKEGKEIRQRMELLKFAAANAIKEDGSSTRTLSELVASFRDF; this is encoded by the coding sequence ATGGAGAAACCTCAGATAGTAGTGGTTCCTAGTCCTGGCTTCACCCATCTGGTCCCAATTCTTGAGTTCTCGAAACGCCTTCTCCATCTCCTCCCACATTTTCACATCACATGCTTCATTCCCTCACTTGGGTCACCCCCTTCTTCCTCCAAAGCTTACCTTCAAACTCTTCCACCAACCATAACTTCCATTTTCCTTCCCCCCGTCAACCTTGAACAAAAGACAGATCCCTCTGTTCTCGCACTTCAAATCGAACTCTCTGTCAATCTCTCTATACCCTACATAAGGCAAGAATTGCAGTCCCTATGTTCAAGAGCAAAGGTTGTAGCTTTGGTTGTGGATGTTTTTGCAAATGGGGCATTGGACTGTGCCAAGGAACTTAACCTCTTGTCTTACATTTACCTCCCTCAATCTGCCATGTTGCTTTCTATGTACTTCTACTCTTCAAAGCTAGATGAGATACTTTCTTCCGAGTCCAGGGACCCCCAAGAGCCTATAAAGATACCTGGTTGTGTACCTGTTCTCAGAAAAgattttcctcttccttttcaGAATCCCTCTGGCGTAGGTTACAAGGGGTTTCTGGAACGCTCCAAAAGGTTTCATATTCCCGATGGTATCTTTATGAATACCTTCCTCGAACTGGAATCAGAAGCCATAAGAGCTTTGCACGAACACGTGAAAGGGAAGCCCGGGGTTTACCCTGTTGGACCCATCATTCAGATGGGGTCGATTGATCATGAAAATGGGGTGGAGTGTTTAAGGTGGTTGGATAAGCAAGAACCCAAATCTGTTTTGTTTGTGTCCTTTGGAAGTGGTGGCACACTTTCTCAAGACCAACTCAATGAATTAGCCTTTGGTTTGGAACTGAGTGGCCAAAAGTTTCTTTGGGTTGTGAGAGTCCCTAGCTTTGAGGTCAGTTCTGCATACTTTGGTGCTGAAGCTAAGGACCCTCTGCAGTTTCTTCCACAGGGTTTCTTGGAGAGAACCAAGCAGCAAGGGTTGGTTGTTCCTTATTGGGCCCCTCAGATTCAAGTGCTTGGTCACAGTGCAACTGGGGGATTCTTATCTCACTGTGGTTGGAACTCGGTGCTTGAAAGTGTTGTGCAAGGTGTGCCAGTGATAGCATGGCCTCTCTTTGCTGAGCAGAGCCTGAATGCAGCAATCCTTACTGATGATCTGAAGGTGGCACTCAGGCCAAAAGTTAACCACAGTGGattgagagaaagagaagaaatttcTAAGGTTGTGAGAGGCTTGTTCCAAGAGAAAGAAGGCAAGGAAATTCGACAAAGAATGGAACTTCTCAAGTTTGCTGCTGCTAATGCTATTAAAGAAGATGGATCATCTACAAGAACTCTGTCAGAACTGGTTGCGAGTTTCAGAGACTTTTAG
- the LOC106758767 gene encoding hydroquinone glucosyltransferase-like: MAKTINVAIVTSPGYTHLVPIIEFSKRLINHHPNFHVTCIVPSLGPPPESSKAYLETLPSNIHTILLPPISKDQLPQNVHPVFLIQLTSNLSLPSIHEVLKSLCSQAPLTALVVDVFAYKAVEFAKEFNALSYFYFPSSAMTLSLLAHAPKLDEEVSGEFKDLSEPIKFPGCVPIMGVDLPDPSQSRASEIYKHFLERAKAIVTADGVLINTFLEMEAGAVRALEEFGNGRFKLYPVGPITQKGSVNEVDESDKCLRWLDKQPAWSVLYVSFGSGGTLSKNQIDELALGLELSGQRFLWVLRAPNNSASAAYLEASKEEPLQFLPSGFLERTKEKGLVVGSWAPQVQILGHSSVGGFLSHCGWNSTLESVQEGVPLITWPLFAEQRMTAVMLTDGLNVALRPKFNEDGIAEKEEIAKVIKCLLEGEEGAGMRRRMRNLRDSAANALKDGSSTQTLSQLANHWQNFTGI; the protein is encoded by the coding sequence ATGGCAAAAACAATTAATGTAGCTATTGTTACAAGTCCTGGTTACACTCATCTGGTTCCAATAATTGAGTTCAGCAAACGACTTATCAATCATCACCCAAATTTTCATGTGACATGCATTGTTCCCTCTCTTGGGCCACCCCCAGAATCCTCCAAAGCCTACCTTGAAACTCTTCCTTCAAATATTCACACCATCTTGCTTCCTCCAATTAGCAAAGATCAATTACCCCAGAATGTACACCCTGTGTTCCTGATTCAACTCACTAGTAATCTTTCTCTGCCATCGATACACGAGGTGCTGAAATCATTGTGCTCCCAAGCACCTTTAACAGCATTGGTGGTTGATGTTTTTGCATATAAGGCTGTGGAGTTTGCAAAGGAGTTCAACGCCTTGTCGTATTTTTACTTCCCTAGTTCAGCTATGACATTGTCACTGCTTGCACACGCACCAAAACTTGATGAGGAAGTTTCAGGTGAATTCAAAGATTTATCTGAACCTATAAAGTTTCCTGGTTGTGTACCAATCATGGGGGTTGATCTTCCGGATCCATCCCAAAGCCGAGCGAGTGAAATCTACAAGCATTTTCTTGAACGTGCCAAAGCAATTGTTACAGCTGATGGGGTGTTGATCAACACGTTCTTAGAGATGGAAGCAGGCGCTGTGAGAGCGTTGGAAGAGTTTGGAAATGGGAGGTTTAAACTGTACCCTGTTGGTCCAATCACGCAAAAGGGTTCAGTCAATGAGGTTGATGAGTCTGATAAGTGTTTAAGATGGTTGGACAAGCAGCCAGCTTGGTCAGTGTTGTATGTTTCTTTTGGAAGTGGTGGAACACTGTCTAAAAACCAAATCGATGAGTTAGCTTTGGGTTTGGAATTGAGTGGTCAAAGGTTCTTGTGGGTTTTGAGAGCACCAAACAATTCAGCAAGTGCTGCTTACCTTGAGGCTTCAAAGGAGGAGCCTTTGCAATTCTTACCAAGTGGGTTTTTGGAAAGGACAAAGGAGAAAGGTTTGGTTGTGGGTTCATGGGCACCTCAGGTTCAGATCCTTGGTCACAGTTCAGTTGGTGGGTTCCTGAGCCATTGTGGTTGGAACTCGACTTTGGAGAGTGTGCAAGAGGGAGTGCCTCTGATAACATGGCCACTCTTTGCAGAGCAGAGGATGACTGCAGTGATGTTAACCGATGGACTTAACGTGGCATTGAGACCAAAATTTAACGAGGATGGCATAGCGGAGAAGGAGGAGATTGCAAAAGTGATTAAGTGTCTTCTGGAAGGAGAAGAAGGTGCAGGAATGCGTAGAAGAATGAGGAATTTAAGAGATTCTGCTGCTAATGCACTCAAGGATGGCTCTTCGACACAGACACTGTCTCAGTTGGCTAACCATTGGCAAAATTTCACTGGGATTTAG
- the LOC106758599 gene encoding hydroquinone glucosyltransferase-like, giving the protein MNSRDSMAKTTHIAVVSIPAFSHQASIVEFCKRLVHVHHHFQVTCIFPTIDAPLPATLTLLKSLPSNINYSFLPPINKRDLPQDALSAVQIQLAVSQSMPSIQHVLRSLLSTTPLVALIADLFANEALEIAKEFKLLSYVYFPHSAMAVSVLLHLPSLHQQVSCEYRDHKEAINIPGCVPIQGRDLPSHFQDRSSLAYKLILDRCKRLSHAHGFIVNSFSKIEESSERALQEHNRVSSSNSSGVYLIGPNVQTGSSNDPKGSECLKWLENQEAKSVLYVSFGSGGTLSQQQMNELGFGLELSGEKFLWVVRAPSDSADGAYVGASNDDPLQFLPNGFLERTKGRGFVVGSWAPQTEILGHVSTGGFLTHCGWNSALESIVQGVPMVAWPLFAEQRTNAVLLTEGVKVALRPKFNDSGIAEREEIAEVIKGLMVGEQGRLIRGRIEKLRDAAAEALKEHGSSTRALYQFGTQIERLEGQS; this is encoded by the coding sequence ATGAACAGCAGAGATTCAATGGCGAAAACAACCCACATAGCAGTAGTTTCAATCCCTGCATTCAGCCACCAAGCCTCCATTGTTGAGTTCTGCAAGAGATTGGTTCATGTCCATCACCACTTCCAGGTCACCTGCATCTTCCCCACCATAGATGCACCTCTCCCTGCCACACTCACTCTCCTCAAATCTCTTCCTTCCAACATCAACTACTCTTTCCTCCCTCCCATCAACAAAAGGGACCTACCCCAAGATGCTCTCTCAGCAGTGCAAATCCAACTTGCGGTGTCTCAATCCATGCCATCCATCCAACACGTACTGCGGTCTCTCCTTTCAACCACGCCTCTGGTAGCTCTAATTGCCGATCTTTTCGCAAACGAGGCTCTGGAAATAGCAAAGGAGTTCAAACTCTTGTCCTACGTATACTTCCCTCATTCCGCCATGGCAGTCTCAGTGCTCCTCCATTTGCCATCTTTACACCAGCAAGTTTCATGCGAATACAGAGATCACAAAGAAGCCATTAACATTCCAGGGTGTGTACCAATCCAAGGCCGCGATCTTCCCTCGCATTTTCAAGACCGATCTAGTCTTGCTTATAAGTTAATTCTCGACCGCTGCAAGAGACTCTCTCACGCTCACGGTTTTATAGTTAACAGCTTCTCCAAAATTGAAGAAAGTTCTGAGAGGGCCTTGCAGGAACATAACAGAGTCAGCAGCAGCAACAGTTCTGGTGTTTATCTGATTGGGCCAAATGTTCAAACGGGGTCCAGCAATGATCCAAAGGGTTCAGAATGTTTGAAGTGGTTGGAGAATCAAGAGGCTAAATCGGTTTTGTACGTGTCGTTTGGAAGTGGAGGCACACTTTCTCAGCAACAGATGAATGAGTTAGGTTTTGGGTTGGAGTTGAGTGGTGAGAAATTCTTGTGGGTAGTGAGAGCTCCCAGTGATTCTGCAGATGGTGCTTACGTTGGTGCTTCTAATGATGACCCTTTACAGTTTTTACCAAATGGGTTCTTGGAGAGAACCAAAGGTCGTGGCTTTGTTGTTGGTTCTTGGGCACCACAGACCGAAATCCTTGGTCACGTTTCAACCGGTGGGTTTTTAACTCATTGCGGGTGGAATTCGGCACTTGAGAGTATTGTGCAGGGAGTGCCGATGGTTGCTTGGCCCTTGTTTGCTGAACAGAGAACGAATGCGGTTTTGTTAACAGAGGGTGTCAAAGTGGCTTTAAGGCCAAAATTCAATGACAGTGGCATAGCTGAGAGGGAGGAAATTGCAGAGGTAATAAAGGGTCTGATGGTGGGTGAACAAGGACGTTTGATTCGTGGAAGAATTGAAAAGCTCAGAGATGCAGCTGCTGAAGCTTTGAAAGAACATGGGTCCTCCACAAGGGCACTTTACCAATTTGGCACTCAGATAGAGAGGCTTGAGGGACAGTCCTAG
- the LOC106758141 gene encoding hydroquinone glucosyltransferase-like, which produces MAKTVHIAVVSSPGFSHLVPIVEFAKRLVKLHPNFHVTCFVPSLGSPPESSIAYLKTLPSNIDSVFLPPISKEQFPQGQYVGLQILLTVTLSLPSIHEVLKSLSSKVRLTALVADVFAFQVLEFAKEFHALSYYYFPGSAMALSLFLHMPKLDEEVSGEFKDQVEPIRLPGCVPLLGVDLPAPTQNRSSEAYKSFLERAKAMVIADGIIFNTFLEMEPAAIRALEESVNGKIKLYPVGPITQKGSNSEANECLRWLDKQPPCSVLYVNFGSGGTLSQHQIDELALGLELSGQRFLWVLRAPSNLPSAAYLETAEEDPLQFLPKGFLERTKEKGLVMASWAPQVQILGHSSVGGFLSHCGWNSILESVQEGVPLITWPLFAEQRMNAVMLAEGLKVALRPRFNEDGIVEKEEIAKVIKCLMEEEIGEAMRQRMMTLKGFAAHALKDGSSRQTLLQLTSEWENLSEN; this is translated from the coding sequence ATGGCAAAAACAGTTCATATAGCTGTTGTTTCTAGTCCTGGTTTCAGCCATCTTGTCCCTATTGTTGAGTTCGCTAAGCGACTTGTCAAGCTTCACCCAAATTTTCATGTCACCTGTTTCGTTCCCTCACTTGGGTCACCCCCGGAATCCTCCATAGCCTACCTTAAAACTCTTCCTTCAAACATTGACTCCGTCTTTCTTCCTCCAATCAGCAAAGAACAGTTTCCCCAAGGACAATACGTGGGACTCCAAATTCTACTCACCGTTACTCTTTCTCTTCCATCAATACACGAGGTTCTCAAATCCTTGTCATCTAAAGTCCGTTTAACTGCATTGGTGGCCGATGTTTTTGCATTCCAAGTCTTGGAATTTGCAAAGGAGTTCCATGCCTTGTCCTACTATTACTTTCCTGGTTCAGCTATGGCATTATCACTGTTCTTACACATGCCAAAACTTGATGAGGAGGTTTCGGGTGAGTTTAAGGACCAGGTAGAACCTATCAGGTTACCAGGTTGTGTACCACTCTTGGGGGTTGATCTTCCTGCTCCAACCCAAAATCGATCAAGTGAAGCTTACAAGAGTTTTCTTGAACGTGCCAAAGCAATGGTTATAGCTGATGGGATTATCTTCAACACCTTCTTAGAAATGGAACCAGCTGCTATAAGAGCATTAGAAGAATCGGTAAATGGGAAGATCAAATTGTACCCTGTGGGACCCATTACACAGAAAGGGTCAAACAGTGAGGCTAATGAGTGTTTAAGATGGTTGGACAAGCAGCCACCTTGTTCAGTGTTGTATGTTAATTTTGGAAGTGGTGGAACTCTGTCTCAACACCAGATCGACGAGCTAGCTTTGGGTTTGGAATTGAGTGGTCAAAGGTTCTTATGGGTTTTGAGAGCACCAAGTAATTTACCTAGTGCTGCTTACCTTGAGACTGCAGAGGAGGACCCTTTGCAATTCTTACCAAAAGGATTTTTGGAAAGGACAAAGGAAAAAGGTTTGGTTATGGCTTCATGGGCACCTCAGGTTCAGATCCTTGGTCATAGTTCAGTTGGTGGGTTCCTAAGCCATTGTGGATGGAACTCGATTTTGGAGAGTGTGCAAGAGGGGGTGCCTCTAATAACTTGGCCACTGTTTGCAGAGCAGAGGATGAATGCAGTGATGTTAGCAGAAGGATTGAAAGTGGCATTGAGGCCAAGATTTAACGAGGATGGCATAGTGGAAAAGGAGGAAATTGCAAAGGTGATAAAGTGTTTGATGGAAGAAGAAATAGGTGAAGCAATGCGTCAAAGAATGATGACTTTGAAAGGATTCGCTGCTCATGCACTGAAAGATGGTTCTTCAAGACAAACCTTGTTACAGTTGACTAGTGAATGGGAAAATTTGAGTGAGAATTag